TTGCACAAGCTTGTGATGAAATTCTTACTGGAATGCACGATGACCAGTTCCCACTAGTAATCTGGCAAACAGGCTCTGGTACTCAAAGTAACATGAATGTAAACGAAGTGATTGCAAATCGTGCTCACCAACTTGCAGGAAAAGTAATAGGTGAAGGTGAAAAAACACTCGCTCCTAACGATGATGTAAATAAATCACAGTCTTCTAATGATACATTCCCAACTGGAATGCATATCGCGGGATATAAAAAAGTAGTTGAGACTACAATTCCAGGAGTACGTAAATTAAGAGACACGCTTAAAGCGAAAGCAGAAGCCTTTAAAGACGTTGTTAAAATAGGACGTACGCACTTAATGGATGCTACTCCACTTACACTAGGTCAAGAGTTTTCTGGTTATGTATCACAACTTGATCATGGTTTAAAAGCACTAGACAATACGCTTGACCACCTTTCTGAGCTTGCACTAGGTGGTACAGCGGTAGGTACTGGACTTAATACTCCTAAAGGATATTCTGAGCTTGTAGCTTCTTATATGGCAGATTTCTCTGGTCATCCTTTCCGCACTGCCGAGAATAAATTTGAAGCACTTGCTGCTCACGATGCTATTGTTGAAACGCATGGAGCGCTCAAACAACTTGCAGTATCTCTTAATAAAATTGCCAATGACATTAGGATGCTAGCGTCAGGACCACGTAGTAGTATAGGAGAAATTTCGATCCCTGCAAACGAGCCTGGATCATCTATAATGCCTGGTAAGGTAAATCCTACGCAATGTGAGGCCATAACTATGGTTTGTGCCCAAGTAATGGGTAATGACGTTGCTATAAGTGTGGGAGGTATGCAAGGACATTATGAACTGAATGTTTTCAAACCAATGATGGCTGCAAACTTATTACAGTCTGCACAACTTATAGGTGATGCTTGTGTATCATTTTCTGATCATTGTGCTTCAGGTATCGAGCCTAACAATGAGCGTATTAAAGAGCTTCTAGACAATTCCTTGATGCTCGTAACAGCGTTAAATACTAAGATAGGTTACTATAAAGCAGCAGAGATTGCAAATACTGCTCACAAAAATGGAACTACACTTAAAGTAGAAGCTATCAACCTAGGATATGTAACTGCCGAAGAATTTGACGAATGGGTACGTCCTGAAGATATGGTCTAATTTTTATACAATAAAATATCGTTAAAATGCACTAAGAACCCGACAAAGTTGTAACTTAGTGCGTTTTAACGTATTATTGTTTATTAAATTTTAGATCTAATGAAGATATTAATGGTTCTTTTGGCTTTGCTATGCATCAGTGCGGGCACTCCATTTGAATCTATTAATTACCTAAGAGACACAAACGGAAGCCTTACTATTGATGAAGTGAAAAATGCTACTTTCACTTCTACTAGTTCAGACAATCTAGGAACAGAAAATGGTATTTACTGGTTTAAGATAGATGCTATAACTGCAGATAGAGAGATTCTCGAACTAAAATCCTCTCATGTCAATAATCTAGCATTATACGATTCTAGTGGCAAAGAACTTAATATTATGAAGGATACGCGCTTTCCTTCATATTTTTTAATCAAGAGAAATCTTGAATTCCCACTTTACCTCAAAGCAAATTTTCCAGTAGAAGCATACTTTCCTATTCACCACTCTGATGAATCCGCTTTTGCAAGTAGAGAGAAAAGAAGCTTACTAAGTATTGGCTTCTTTTATGGAACAGCGATAGCACTTATAGCTGCAATTTTAACTTTTTACTTCATTGTGAGAAATACGCAGTTTCTATTTTTTGCATTCTTAGTACTTGCCGTCCTTTTAAGTATTCTCACAAAAGATAATGTGCTTTATCTTTTTGGGATAACAAATAACATCTCTATATCTCTTGAAATATTTGGGCATTATCTAGTAGGAGTTTCGGGAACAGGTTTTATGATGTTTTACTTACAAGTAAGACCGCATCAAATATGGATTAAATATGCTATGCTTGCTATGAGCACGCTGTCTACTATATTTTTAATTACTTATCTAATTAGCCAAAACATAATTGGTTTCATAGGTGTAGATATTACATGCATCGCAACCGTTGTTTTAATGTGGATATTGATGCTCATGATTGCAAAAGGAGCTCGCAAACTAATTCTTATAGGCGTTTATAGTATCAA
The genomic region above belongs to Dokdonia sp. Dokd-P16 and contains:
- the fumC gene encoding class II fumarate hydratase, whose amino-acid sequence is MEYRIEKDTMGEVKVPADKLWGAQTERSRNNFKIGAPASMPIEVVHGFAILKKAAAYTNCELGVLSTEKRDLIAQACDEILTGMHDDQFPLVIWQTGSGTQSNMNVNEVIANRAHQLAGKVIGEGEKTLAPNDDVNKSQSSNDTFPTGMHIAGYKKVVETTIPGVRKLRDTLKAKAEAFKDVVKIGRTHLMDATPLTLGQEFSGYVSQLDHGLKALDNTLDHLSELALGGTAVGTGLNTPKGYSELVASYMADFSGHPFRTAENKFEALAAHDAIVETHGALKQLAVSLNKIANDIRMLASGPRSSIGEISIPANEPGSSIMPGKVNPTQCEAITMVCAQVMGNDVAISVGGMQGHYELNVFKPMMAANLLQSAQLIGDACVSFSDHCASGIEPNNERIKELLDNSLMLVTALNTKIGYYKAAEIANTAHKNGTTLKVEAINLGYVTAEEFDEWVRPEDMV
- a CDS encoding 7TM-DISM domain-containing protein, translating into MKILMVLLALLCISAGTPFESINYLRDTNGSLTIDEVKNATFTSTSSDNLGTENGIYWFKIDAITADREILELKSSHVNNLALYDSSGKELNIMKDTRFPSYFLIKRNLEFPLYLKANFPVEAYFPIHHSDESAFASREKRSLLSIGFFYGTAIALIAAILTFYFIVRNTQFLFFAFLVLAVLLSILTKDNVLYLFGITNNISISLEIFGHYLVGVSGTGFMMFYLQVRPHQIWIKYAMLAMSTLSTIFLITYLISQNIIGFIGVDITCIATVVLMWILMLMIAKGARKLILIGVYSINILFLADYFLLHIFNLSFIHYTPAQVAVAASFNFTLIAILLLVSFKDIQRKGVLMKQKLMFQVQELKELSAYKNVQDADDNYMESLIYQYGLENMEVRILNDISKGLSNEMIALKHSISDDRLQQLTSSLYSKLGLDDGTDLKEISF